The Aphelocoma coerulescens isolate FSJ_1873_10779 chromosome 2, UR_Acoe_1.0, whole genome shotgun sequence genome contains a region encoding:
- the ATPSCKMT gene encoding ATP synthase subunit C lysine N-methyltransferase isoform X1: MSQAVAKEIPQEQGEGGSRGSSWGLLVTAGVGGTLVALYAVATPFVTPALRKVCLPFVPATAAQIQNVLKMLENRSGSLVDIGSGDGRIVIAAAKKGFQAVGYELNPWLVWYSRYRAWRDGVHQNTKFHISDLWKVSFSHYTNVVVFGVPQMMPQLEKKLEDELECNARIIACRFPFPCWIPDHTTGEGIDTVWAYDLKRSKGCETKILEITPETES, translated from the exons ATGTCCCAGGCGGTAGCGAAGGAGATCCCGCAGGAGCAGGGCGAGGGCGGCTCCCgggggagcagctgggggctgctggtCACGGCCGGTGTGGGAGGGACCTTGGTGGCCCTCTATGCTGTGGCCACCCCCTTCGTGACCCCGGCCCTGAGGAAGGTGTGCCTGCCCTTCGTTCCTGCAACTGCCGCTCAGATCCAGAATGTGctgaaaatgctggaaaacaGAAGTGGCTCCCTAGTTGACATTGGTAGTGGGGATGGCCGCATT GTGATAGCAGCTGCAAAAAAGGGATTCCAAGCTGTCGGTTATGAATTAAATCCGTGGCTAGTCTGGTACTCCAGATATCGTGCCTGGAGAGATGGGGTACATCAGAATACCAAATTTCATATTTCAGACTTATGGAAG gtttctttttcccattatACAAATGTTGTTGTTTTTGGAGTACCTCAAATG ATGCCACAGTTGGAGAAGAAGCTGGAAGACGAACTTGAATGTAATGCCAGAATCATTGCCTGTCgctttcctttcccttgctgGATTCCAGATCATACTACTGGAGAGGGAATAGACACTGTGTGGGCCTACGATTTGAAACGTTCTAAGGGATGTGAAACAAAAATCTTGGAAATTACACCAGAGACAGAATCCTAA
- the ATPSCKMT gene encoding ATP synthase subunit C lysine N-methyltransferase isoform X2, which yields MSQAVAKEIPQEQGEGGSRGSSWGLLVTAGVGGTLVALYAVATPFVTPALRKVCLPFVPATAAQIQNVLKMLENRSGSLVDIGSGDGRIVIAAAKKGFQAVGYELNPWLVWYSRYRAWRDGVHQNTKFHISDLWKVSFSHYTNVVVFGVPQMDPFRYWKTIRSPCSLLFSMLNKPNSVSLCFCIACSFAKADAR from the exons ATGTCCCAGGCGGTAGCGAAGGAGATCCCGCAGGAGCAGGGCGAGGGCGGCTCCCgggggagcagctgggggctgctggtCACGGCCGGTGTGGGAGGGACCTTGGTGGCCCTCTATGCTGTGGCCACCCCCTTCGTGACCCCGGCCCTGAGGAAGGTGTGCCTGCCCTTCGTTCCTGCAACTGCCGCTCAGATCCAGAATGTGctgaaaatgctggaaaacaGAAGTGGCTCCCTAGTTGACATTGGTAGTGGGGATGGCCGCATT GTGATAGCAGCTGCAAAAAAGGGATTCCAAGCTGTCGGTTATGAATTAAATCCGTGGCTAGTCTGGTACTCCAGATATCGTGCCTGGAGAGATGGGGTACATCAGAATACCAAATTTCATATTTCAGACTTATGGAAG gtttctttttcccattatACAAATGTTGTTGTTTTTGGAGTACCTCAAATG gatcccttcaggtactggaagacaattaggtcaccctgtagccttctcttttccatgctgaacaaacccaattcTGTCAGCCTTTGCTTCTGTATTGCTTGTTCCTTTGCTAAGGCAGATGCGAGATGA